One genomic region from Spartobacteria bacterium encodes:
- a CDS encoding integron integrase, producing the protein MQKKDIPLPREAHWVKKVPQPRKHPQAGQVDWETLTAAVRETLRIKHYAYLTEKTYMHWIRRFVNYHNGRKPSTMGSAEIHAFLSYLAVNRDVAASTQNQALNAIVFLYRDVLKMEPGDFSDFQHARVRRRIPVVLSREEIQALLRELDDFEEMFCRLLYGTGMRITEAVRLRVQDISFGLNEITVRAGKGDKDRRVPLPTSVKQPLQAHLDWRRRLYERDKVKNMHEVELPGALARKYPNAPYEWKWQYVFPAEKYSTDPRSGAVRRHHLDQQRIQRAVRKAATQLDMTARVTPHVLRHSFATHLLMAGTDIRNVQELLGHSDIKTTQIYTHVLNKGPLGIVSPADTL; encoded by the coding sequence ATGCAGAAAAAGGATATTCCTTTGCCAAGAGAGGCCCATTGGGTCAAGAAAGTTCCCCAGCCGAGGAAGCATCCTCAGGCCGGTCAAGTTGACTGGGAGACCCTGACAGCTGCTGTCCGCGAGACGCTGCGCATTAAGCATTATGCGTATCTAACTGAAAAGACATATATGCACTGGATACGTCGTTTTGTGAACTACCACAACGGGCGTAAGCCCTCCACCATGGGGTCTGCGGAGATTCATGCTTTTTTGAGTTATCTGGCTGTGAACAGGGATGTGGCGGCAAGTACGCAGAACCAGGCCTTGAATGCGATTGTTTTTTTGTATCGTGACGTGTTGAAGATGGAGCCCGGCGATTTCAGCGATTTTCAGCATGCTCGTGTTCGGCGTAGGATACCGGTGGTTTTGAGTCGCGAAGAAATACAGGCGCTTCTGCGGGAACTGGACGATTTCGAGGAAATGTTTTGTCGTTTGTTATACGGGACGGGCATGCGGATTACCGAAGCGGTACGTTTACGGGTTCAGGACATTTCTTTCGGATTGAATGAAATAACGGTCAGAGCCGGTAAGGGCGATAAGGATCGACGGGTACCGCTGCCAACATCTGTCAAGCAGCCGCTGCAGGCGCACTTGGACTGGCGCAGGCGGTTGTATGAACGGGATAAAGTGAAAAACATGCACGAAGTCGAACTGCCGGGGGCACTGGCTCGAAAGTACCCCAATGCACCTTATGAGTGGAAATGGCAATATGTGTTTCCTGCGGAAAAATACTCGACCGACCCGCGCAGTGGTGCGGTGCGGAGGCATCATCTCGACCAGCAACGTATCCAACGGGCCGTTCGGAAGGCTGCTACACAATTGGACATGACTGCTCGGGTGACGCCACATGTTTTGCGGCACAGTTTTGCCACTCATTTATTGATGGCCGGAACAGATATTCGGAATGTACAGGAGTTGCTGGGACACTCCGATATAAAGAC